A genomic window from Dehalococcoidia bacterium includes:
- the argS gene encoding arginine--tRNA ligase — protein sequence MIKDKLAMLLEKAALEAQRSNLLPPIAMPEIVLERPQNPEHGDYASTLPLKLARAAGMDPLIIARNLAGLIQCPPQCESIEVVPPGFINFSLRSDWLTTQVEAILNTGEWYGNIDLGKGVRVQLEFVSVNPTGPLHVGHGRGAILGSALANVLASSGYEVVKEYYINDAGSQMDAFYQSLYARYQQALGRDAPMPAEGYFGDYMVDIAREIIEEEGERFLDKPAELGERGAAKVIAAIASDLGRLGVTFDEWFSEKSLFEHGQYRRARSIIEEKGYTVEKEGAIWFSSTALGEDKDNVLVRSDGSPTYFASDLAYHYNKFIERGFNRVIDIWGADHQGHVSRMRAVIAALGVDPQRLQVIISQMVTLKRGDVVLKVSKRTGEMITLRELVDEVGVDACRFFFLSRSADSQMDFDLELAKRQSADNPVYYVQYAHARISSILRLAEERGIDYSGGDVSLLTSDPELALIRKMLQLPEVMELVATTLEPQHLPYYAMDVATVFHNFYEKCRVVSDDEALTGARLKLVEAARIVLARTLSLMGMSAPQQM from the coding sequence ATGATAAAAGACAAGCTGGCAATGCTGCTGGAGAAGGCGGCTTTGGAGGCGCAGCGGAGCAATCTGCTTCCTCCCATCGCCATGCCCGAGATCGTGCTGGAGCGCCCCCAGAATCCGGAGCACGGCGATTATGCCTCGACCCTACCGCTGAAACTGGCCCGGGCGGCAGGGATGGACCCCCTTATCATCGCCCGGAACCTCGCCGGCCTGATCCAGTGTCCCCCTCAGTGCGAGAGCATCGAGGTGGTGCCGCCGGGCTTCATCAATTTCTCCCTGAGAAGCGACTGGCTCACCACCCAGGTGGAGGCTATCTTGAATACCGGCGAGTGGTACGGAAATATCGACCTGGGAAAGGGTGTTAGGGTGCAACTGGAGTTTGTGAGCGTTAATCCCACCGGCCCCCTTCATGTGGGGCATGGCCGGGGTGCCATCCTGGGGAGCGCCCTGGCAAATGTGCTAGCTTCCTCGGGGTATGAAGTGGTGAAAGAGTACTACATTAACGATGCTGGTAGCCAGATGGATGCCTTCTATCAATCTCTCTATGCTCGCTATCAGCAGGCGCTGGGGAGAGATGCCCCCATGCCTGCAGAAGGCTATTTCGGTGACTATATGGTGGATATCGCCAGGGAGATAATCGAGGAGGAGGGGGAGAGGTTCCTCGATAAGCCGGCGGAGCTAGGCGAGCGCGGAGCGGCGAAGGTAATCGCCGCCATCGCCTCCGACCTCGGGCGATTGGGGGTCACCTTCGATGAGTGGTTCAGCGAAAAGAGCCTTTTTGAGCACGGTCAATACCGGAGGGCAAGGTCCATCATTGAGGAGAAAGGTTATACCGTGGAGAAGGAGGGGGCAATCTGGTTCTCCTCCACCGCCCTGGGCGAGGATAAGGACAATGTGCTGGTGAGGAGCGATGGCTCTCCCACCTACTTTGCCTCCGACCTCGCCTATCACTATAACAAGTTCATCGAGCGGGGCTTCAACAGGGTGATCGATATCTGGGGTGCCGACCACCAGGGGCATGTCTCCCGTATGAGGGCGGTTATCGCTGCCCTGGGAGTCGACCCGCAGAGGCTCCAGGTCATCATCTCTCAGATGGTTACCCTGAAGCGCGGGGATGTGGTGCTCAAGGTCTCGAAGCGTACCGGGGAGATGATCACCCTTCGGGAGCTGGTGGATGAGGTGGGCGTCGATGCCTGTCGCTTCTTCTTCCTCTCCCGCTCCGCCGATAGCCAGATGGACTTCGACCTGGAGCTGGCGAAGCGCCAGTCGGCGGACAATCCGGTCTATTATGTGCAGTATGCCCATGCCCGCATCTCCAGCATCCTGCGCCTGGCAGAGGAGAGGGGGATCGACTACAGCGGGGGGGATGTTTCCCTGCTTACCAGTGACCCCGAGCTGGCCCTGATAAGAAAGATGCTCCAGCTACCGGAGGTGATGGAGCTGGTGGCTACAACACTGGAGCCCCAGCACCTTCCCTACTACGCGATGGACGTAGCAACCGTCTTCCACAACTTCTACGAGAAGTGCCGCGTCGTCTCCGACGACGAGGCGCTCACCGGGGCACGCCTCAAGCTGGTAGAGGCCGCCCGGATCGTTCTCGCTCGCACCCTTAGTCTAATGGGCATGAGCGCCCCGCAGCAGATGTAG
- the argH gene encoding argininosuccinate lyase — MNSRSITGKGVNKSVQNYTSSIHFDKRLYKEDIAGSIAHARMLAKQGIISDKDAELITMALTSIRQDIEQGSFEFRDDLEDIHMNIEARLIDKIGDVGRKLHTARSRNDQVSLDMRLFLKEAIAQTITRLIDLQKAIINLADANLDVVMPGYTHLQRAQPVLFAHHMLAYFEMLERDVERFRDALKRTDVLPLGSGALAGVPYPVDRDFLARELGFSRISQNSMDAVSDRDFIIEFQAAAAVTMMHLSRLAEEIVLWSSAEFGFIMLDDSYVTGSSIMPQKKNPDIAELARAKTGRVYGNLMAMLTIMKALPLTYNRDMQEDKEGLFDTVDTLMSTLEVFSGMVATIRVRGDRASGVAEEGYTLATDLADYLVVKGVPFREAHGIVSRLVQYAMDMGKSFAGLALSEYTEFSPLFEEDVYNVTTEASIAARNVLGGTAREQVTQQLARARKIVQGEGE; from the coding sequence ATAAATAGTCGTTCAATAACCGGTAAGGGGGTCAATAAATCGGTGCAAAATTATACGTCATCCATCCACTTTGATAAGCGCCTGTATAAAGAGGACATCGCTGGCTCCATCGCCCACGCCAGGATGCTGGCAAAGCAGGGTATCATATCGGATAAGGACGCCGAGCTTATCACGATGGCGCTCACCTCCATCCGCCAGGATATAGAGCAGGGCTCTTTCGAATTTCGCGATGACCTGGAAGATATACATATGAATATCGAGGCTCGATTGATCGATAAGATTGGGGATGTAGGGCGAAAGTTGCATACTGCCCGCTCACGAAATGACCAGGTCTCGCTCGACATGCGCCTCTTCCTGAAAGAGGCCATCGCGCAGACCATAACACGGCTTATCGATCTGCAGAAGGCCATAATAAATCTGGCGGATGCCAATTTAGATGTCGTCATGCCTGGCTATACCCACCTGCAGCGGGCGCAGCCGGTGCTTTTCGCCCATCACATGCTGGCCTACTTCGAGATGCTGGAGCGCGATGTAGAGCGGTTCCGCGACGCTCTTAAGCGCACCGATGTCTTGCCTCTGGGGAGCGGCGCGCTCGCCGGTGTGCCCTATCCGGTAGACCGCGATTTCCTGGCCAGGGAGCTGGGCTTTAGCCGGATAAGCCAGAACAGTATGGACGCAGTCTCTGACCGCGACTTCATCATCGAATTCCAGGCAGCGGCGGCAGTGACCATGATGCACCTGTCGCGCCTGGCTGAGGAGATAGTCCTGTGGTCCTCGGCGGAGTTTGGCTTCATAATGCTTGACGATAGCTACGTCACTGGCTCAAGTATCATGCCGCAGAAGAAGAACCCGGATATCGCTGAGCTGGCACGAGCTAAGACGGGCCGGGTTTACGGTAACCTGATGGCGATGCTGACCATAATGAAGGCCCTTCCGCTGACCTATAACCGCGATATGCAGGAGGACAAGGAGGGCCTGTTCGATACGGTGGACACCTTGATGTCTACACTCGAGGTATTTTCTGGAATGGTGGCTACCATCAGGGTCAGAGGCGATAGGGCCAGCGGCGTTGCTGAGGAGGGATACACACTCGCTACTGACCTGGCGGACTACCTGGTGGTTAAGGGAGTGCCCTTCCGCGAGGCTCACGGTATAGTGAGCAGGCTGGTGCAATATGCTATGGATATGGGGAAGAGCTTCGCGGGTTTGGCTTTAAGTGAATACACGGAATTTTCGCCGCTCTTTGAGGAAGACGTGTATAACGTCACTACTGAGGCCTCCATTGCGGCACGCAATGTCCTCGGCGGTACCGCGCGGGAACAGGTGACGCAGCAACTGGCCAGGGCTAGAAAGATTGTCCAGGGCGAAGGTGAGTAG
- the rpmB gene encoding 50S ribosomal protein L28 has protein sequence MPGKCDICGKTPQFGHNVSHSKRRTNRQWSVNSQKKSLLINGKKVRLNICTRCLRTQYKLAG, from the coding sequence ATGCCGGGGAAATGTGATATATGTGGCAAGACGCCTCAGTTCGGACATAATGTTAGCCACTCCAAGCGCCGTACCAATCGGCAGTGGAGCGTTAATAGCCAGAAGAAGTCGCTACTTATCAATGGGAAAAAGGTGCGGCTCAACATTTGCACCAGGTGCCTCAGGACTCAATATAAGCTAGCCGGTTAG
- a CDS encoding DUF3800 domain-containing protein, translating to MTERFQFYLQAQEDRKGLIIADFPGSGKEEKKLLQDYYQLLEKGTKYVKPSNIVMNLLTTESHLNPALQVADLVVGITTGMCTPQRNYALPYWDIVKRNLHRSQNGEVMGCGLKVFPNEIIREIHATLFPEEVEDLEESYEEYIERMRHIYSVLMSEDELDIYFPRP from the coding sequence ATCACTGAAAGATTCCAATTCTATCTTCAGGCTCAGGAGGATAGAAAAGGTCTTATCATAGCGGATTTTCCTGGGAGTGGGAAGGAAGAGAAGAAACTTCTACAGGATTACTATCAGCTCTTAGAAAAGGGAACAAAGTACGTAAAACCATCAAACATAGTTATGAACCTATTAACAACAGAATCCCATTTAAACCCGGCTCTTCAAGTTGCGGACTTGGTTGTAGGCATTACAACAGGAATGTGCACCCCTCAGAGGAACTATGCTCTTCCCTACTGGGACATAGTTAAGCGCAATCTTCATCGCAGTCAGAATGGTGAAGTAATGGGTTGTGGATTAAAAGTCTTCCCCAATGAAATCATTCGAGAAATACATGCGACACTCTTTCCTGAAGAGGTAGAAGATTTGGAGGAGAGTTACGAAGAATATATAGAGAGAATGAGGCATATTTATAGCGTACTCATGAGTGAAGATGAACTGGATATATACTTTCCTCGCCCCTAG
- the radC gene encoding DNA repair protein RadC → MQPEMQQSLKADASQLSREGHRKRLREKFIKSGLNGFNDYEIIELLLTLGAPRRDCKQQAKEAIKRFKTLRGVLEAPSEELQKIAGIGPHNAFGIKLVQEVAREFLKEQLLDKTFCSSSKEVFDYLYHSMRDLKKEKFKVLFLNSQNQVIEVEDLFEGTLTLSAIYPREVIKSAIKHNAASLIFAHNHPAGNPAPSEDDKGITQDLVFAASIMQIKVLDHIIVGENRYFSFADEGLIGEYELSCMGLKKK, encoded by the coding sequence ATGCAGCCAGAAATGCAGCAATCACTAAAGGCTGACGCTTCTCAATTATCACGGGAGGGCCATAGAAAAAGATTACGGGAAAAGTTCATCAAATCTGGTCTAAACGGATTCAATGATTATGAGATCATCGAATTACTGCTGACGCTGGGGGCACCTCGCAGGGATTGCAAGCAGCAGGCAAAGGAGGCGATAAAGAGGTTCAAAACCCTAAGAGGAGTGCTGGAAGCCCCTTCGGAGGAGCTGCAGAAGATCGCTGGAATCGGTCCTCACAATGCTTTTGGTATCAAGCTGGTGCAGGAGGTTGCCAGAGAGTTCCTCAAGGAGCAACTCCTGGATAAAACATTTTGTAGCTCTTCAAAAGAGGTGTTTGATTACCTGTATCACTCGATGAGAGACCTTAAGAAAGAGAAATTTAAGGTTCTCTTCTTAAATAGTCAGAATCAGGTAATTGAAGTGGAAGACCTTTTTGAGGGAACGTTGACCCTGAGCGCCATTTACCCTCGCGAGGTTATAAAGAGTGCAATCAAGCATAATGCTGCTTCTCTGATATTTGCCCATAACCATCCTGCGGGGAATCCTGCTCCCAGTGAAGATGACAAAGGGATAACTCAGGATCTGGTCTTCGCAGCCAGTATTATGCAGATTAAGGTCTTAGACCATATAATAGTAGGTGAGAATAGATACTTCAGCTTTGCTGATGAAGGATTAATAGGGGAATATGAGTTGAGCTGTATGGGCTTGAAGAAAAAGTAG
- a CDS encoding DAK2 domain-containing protein, with protein MRVIDSCSGQDLVEMFGVATVWLERNADQINSLNVFPVPDGDTGINMLLTMRSAVEEASGATGESASAVVRAIAHGALMGARGNSGVILSQILRGLATTLDEKERLEGGDLVAGLLAGTSLAYKAVSHPVEGTILTVVREASAAAQAVSHGNNLCDVIEAATTAAKESVARTPSLLAVLREAGVVDAGGLGLFVIFEGFLRYLRGEADEFEIPAPVSAGQVGFSVPAAEQAYGYCTEFIIEGRDLNPNQIREQLEIIGQSVLVVEDENLVRAHVHTFDPGAALSYATSLGTLRQVNVQNIDEQHEEFTALGKPPQIEIATVAVASGNGIGEVFRSFGVTAVVSGGQTMNPSTEELLRVVESVPSDKVILLPNNPNIVLAAEQACNLSAKRVEIVPTETIPQGVAALLAFDKAEDLEANVAAMKEAIAEVRTVEVTTAVRAARFGDLAMKDGQAIAFLDGELVGVGDHIPQLVSEVLLQIDLSQCEVVTIYYGANTAGAEADGIAEALRRKYPHLEVEAIHGGQPHYNYILSVE; from the coding sequence ATGAGGGTAATAGATTCCTGTAGCGGGCAAGACCTGGTGGAGATGTTTGGTGTTGCCACGGTGTGGCTGGAGAGAAACGCGGATCAGATAAACTCCCTCAACGTCTTTCCCGTACCCGATGGCGATACCGGCATCAATATGCTCCTCACCATGCGCTCGGCAGTGGAAGAGGCATCCGGCGCCACCGGGGAGAGTGCCTCTGCGGTGGTCCGCGCCATAGCCCACGGCGCCCTGATGGGGGCACGGGGCAATAGCGGGGTAATCCTTTCCCAGATCCTGCGCGGGCTGGCTACCACGCTCGATGAGAAGGAACGTCTGGAAGGGGGCGACCTGGTAGCGGGACTATTGGCGGGTACCTCTCTTGCATATAAAGCGGTGAGCCATCCTGTTGAGGGGACCATCCTAACCGTGGTCAGGGAGGCCTCCGCTGCGGCTCAGGCGGTCTCTCATGGCAATAACCTGTGTGATGTTATAGAGGCAGCAACTACTGCGGCGAAGGAAAGTGTGGCCAGAACGCCCTCCCTCTTGGCAGTGCTACGTGAGGCTGGGGTGGTGGATGCCGGCGGATTGGGGCTATTTGTAATCTTCGAAGGGTTTTTACGCTACCTGCGGGGGGAGGCGGATGAATTTGAAATCCCCGCGCCGGTATCCGCCGGGCAGGTTGGGTTTAGTGTCCCGGCGGCGGAGCAAGCCTATGGCTACTGTACCGAGTTTATCATCGAGGGTCGAGACCTCAACCCGAACCAGATTAGAGAGCAACTGGAGATTATCGGGCAGTCCGTGCTGGTGGTGGAGGATGAGAATTTAGTGAGAGCCCATGTCCACACCTTCGACCCCGGCGCCGCCCTTAGCTACGCCACCTCACTGGGCACGCTGCGCCAGGTGAACGTGCAAAACATAGATGAGCAGCATGAGGAGTTTACCGCTCTTGGGAAGCCACCGCAGATCGAGATCGCTACCGTAGCGGTGGCATCAGGTAATGGGATAGGGGAGGTATTTCGAAGCTTCGGGGTCACTGCCGTTGTCTCGGGGGGACAGACAATGAACCCCTCCACTGAGGAACTGCTGCGGGTGGTGGAATCGGTGCCCTCGGACAAGGTTATTCTCCTGCCCAATAACCCCAATATCGTGCTTGCCGCGGAGCAGGCGTGCAATCTTAGCGCAAAGAGGGTGGAGATAGTGCCTACAGAGACGATACCCCAGGGAGTAGCGGCGCTCCTGGCCTTCGACAAAGCAGAAGATCTAGAAGCAAATGTCGCTGCCATGAAAGAGGCGATAGCGGAGGTGCGGACGGTGGAGGTGACCACTGCGGTGCGCGCCGCAAGGTTCGGTGACCTCGCCATGAAAGACGGGCAGGCCATCGCTTTCCTCGATGGGGAGCTGGTAGGGGTGGGAGATCACATTCCCCAGTTGGTCAGTGAGGTGCTTCTCCAAATCGATCTATCGCAATGCGAGGTGGTTACCATCTACTATGGTGCCAATACCGCGGGCGCTGAGGCCGATGGGATCGCTGAAGCGCTTCGTCGGAAGTACCCTCACCTTGAGGTAGAAGCGATCCACGGTGGTCAACCCCACTACAACTACATCCTTTCCGTGGAGTAA
- a CDS encoding nucleotidyltransferase domain-containing protein — protein MAGSFIKELGENLGDEMLSVSIFGSEARGDFYKDSDIDIFILVKENRPDIRNLGNMEKEGILF, from the coding sequence ATGGCGGGCTCTTTTATAAAGGAGTTGGGAGAGAATCTGGGGGATGAAATGCTGTCCGTATCGATATTTGGCTCTGAGGCGAGAGGGGATTTCTATAAAGATTCAGACATTGACATATTTATCCTGGTGAAGGAGAATAGGCCAGATATTCGTAATTTGGGAAATATGGAGAAGGAGGGGATCCTCTTTTAA
- the recG gene encoding ATP-dependent DNA helicase RecG, producing MELATLRKILELERKKGYGDGAVSGGLDRYLERSAGELPRQLLSSSYASLDTGQRAEWVSSVLRWLDGNQDEGPGEPAPGVKIAEADPGLDAPITTIRGLSVKLMPRFRRLGVQTVRDMLYFFPRRHIDYSKRETIAELRVGEEQTVVAAVWQAREALIGGRRSTEAIVGDESGNMRVVWFNQPYLAKNLRTNSQLVLSGKVSLYKGVKVFQSPEYELLVSEDLTHTGRLIPLYPLTEGLSPRVVRRLVKETVELWAPRLPDFLPRDVRRRAKLLELPQAIKQAHYPESEQHKHRARRRLAFDELFLIQLGVLSSRRGWQEGGAAPQIEPADGILEAFMSSLPYALTGAQKRALGEILADLAEARPMSRLLQGEVGSGKTVVAIAALLATVASSNQGAFMAPTEILAEQHFAYISALLAQAGHEEEVAGGLRKFTSLLPCPITLGLLIGSMKQSEKKAVHRAISEGKVDIVIGTHALIQQGVDFERLGLAIVDEQHRFGVMQRTALRQKGPTPHLLVMTATPIPRSLALTLYGDLDLSVIDELPQGRQVIKTRCLEPEEREKAYRFLHKEIAEGRQAFIICPLVAESDYIEARAAISEYERLSGEVFPDLRLGLVHGRLKAEEKEGVMRRFRQGELDILVATPVVEVGIDVPNATVMLIESADRFGLAQLHQFRGRVGRGEQQSYCILVAESPSPEGRERMSLLERVQDGFALAEKDLELRGPGEFFGTRQSGLPDLKMAKLSDMKLLELVRSEAIGLFKRDPDLSRKEHRLLKGEVARLWGDGNGMGEA from the coding sequence TTGGAACTGGCCACGCTTCGAAAGATCCTGGAGCTGGAGCGGAAGAAAGGCTATGGGGATGGTGCCGTGTCCGGGGGGCTGGATCGCTACCTTGAGCGCTCGGCGGGTGAACTTCCCCGGCAATTACTATCCTCGAGCTATGCCAGTCTGGATACCGGGCAGCGGGCGGAATGGGTAAGTAGCGTGCTGCGCTGGCTGGATGGGAATCAGGATGAGGGGCCGGGTGAGCCAGCACCTGGGGTAAAAATAGCGGAAGCAGACCCGGGCCTGGATGCACCTATCACCACCATCAGGGGGCTTAGCGTCAAGCTTATGCCCAGGTTCCGCAGGCTGGGTGTCCAGACAGTGCGTGATATGCTCTACTTCTTTCCCCGGCGCCATATCGATTACAGCAAGCGGGAGACCATCGCTGAGCTTAGGGTGGGCGAGGAGCAGACTGTAGTCGCTGCCGTCTGGCAGGCCAGGGAGGCCCTCATCGGCGGCAGGCGTTCCACCGAGGCCATCGTTGGCGATGAGAGCGGCAACATGAGGGTGGTGTGGTTCAATCAGCCCTATCTTGCCAAGAATCTGCGTACCAACTCTCAACTGGTGTTGAGCGGCAAGGTGAGCCTCTATAAGGGGGTAAAGGTTTTCCAGTCGCCAGAGTACGAGCTGCTGGTGAGCGAGGACTTGACCCATACTGGGCGGCTCATCCCGCTCTATCCCCTCACCGAGGGGCTAAGTCCTCGTGTGGTGAGAAGGCTGGTTAAGGAGACGGTGGAGCTTTGGGCACCGCGCCTCCCCGATTTCCTTCCCAGGGATGTGAGAAGGCGGGCCAAGCTCCTCGAACTTCCCCAGGCGATAAAGCAGGCTCACTATCCCGAGAGCGAGCAGCATAAGCATCGTGCTCGAAGGAGGCTGGCCTTCGATGAGCTATTTCTCATCCAGTTAGGGGTGCTCTCCAGTAGGAGAGGCTGGCAGGAGGGCGGCGCGGCGCCCCAAATTGAGCCCGCTGACGGGATCCTTGAGGCCTTTATGAGCTCCCTTCCCTACGCCCTGACCGGGGCTCAAAAGCGGGCGCTGGGGGAGATCCTTGCCGATCTCGCTGAAGCTAGGCCGATGAGCCGGTTGCTCCAGGGGGAGGTGGGCAGCGGCAAGACGGTGGTGGCCATCGCCGCGCTACTGGCTACGGTAGCCAGTAGCAACCAGGGGGCCTTCATGGCGCCTACCGAGATACTGGCGGAACAGCATTTTGCGTATATTTCCGCCCTTTTGGCCCAGGCAGGTCATGAAGAGGAGGTAGCGGGTGGTCTCAGAAAATTCACCTCCCTGCTCCCTTGTCCCATCACCCTGGGCCTGCTAATCGGAAGTATGAAACAGAGCGAAAAGAAGGCAGTGCATCGGGCCATCTCGGAGGGGAAGGTGGATATTGTAATAGGCACCCATGCCCTGATTCAGCAGGGGGTGGATTTTGAGCGACTGGGGCTTGCCATCGTTGATGAGCAACACCGCTTCGGCGTGATGCAGCGCACCGCGCTGCGCCAGAAGGGGCCAACCCCTCACCTTCTGGTGATGACCGCCACCCCCATCCCGCGTAGCCTGGCGCTTACACTATATGGCGATCTGGACCTATCGGTGATCGATGAGCTTCCCCAGGGGAGGCAGGTAATTAAGACCAGGTGTCTCGAACCTGAAGAGAGGGAGAAGGCCTATCGCTTTTTGCATAAGGAGATCGCGGAGGGACGCCAGGCCTTCATCATCTGTCCCCTCGTTGCGGAGTCTGATTATATCGAGGCCAGGGCGGCGATCAGCGAATATGAGCGACTCTCCGGGGAGGTGTTCCCCGACCTCAGGCTGGGGCTGGTGCATGGCAGGCTCAAGGCCGAGGAGAAGGAGGGGGTGATGAGGAGGTTTCGCCAGGGTGAGCTTGATATTCTGGTGGCGACACCGGTGGTGGAGGTGGGCATCGATGTCCCCAATGCCACGGTGATGCTTATCGAGAGCGCCGACCGCTTTGGCCTGGCGCAGCTTCATCAGTTTCGCGGTCGCGTGGGGCGGGGGGAGCAGCAGAGCTACTGCATTTTGGTTGCCGAGAGCCCGTCGCCCGAGGGAAGAGAACGCATGTCCCTTCTGGAGCGAGTTCAGGATGGGTTTGCGCTCGCCGAGAAGGACCTGGAGCTCAGGGGGCCCGGGGAGTTCTTCGGCACCAGGCAGAGCGGGCTTCCCGATCTCAAGATGGCTAAGCTTTCCGATATGAAGCTACTGGAGCTTGTCCGCAGCGAGGCGATTGGCCTGTTTAAGCGGGATCCCGATCTCTCCCGTAAGGAGCACCGACTGCTCAAAGGGGAGGTGGCCCGGCTATGGGGGGATGGCAACGGTATGGGGGAGGCATGA
- a CDS encoding type II toxin-antitoxin system HicA family toxin encodes MSKLPVLSGEKCIKALGKAGFHFKRQEGSHVTLRRDDPFCQLVVPLHKELDRGTLRAII; translated from the coding sequence ATGAGTAAGCTTCCCGTCTTATCGGGTGAAAAGTGTATCAAAGCTTTGGGAAAAGCAGGGTTCCACTTTAAAAGGCAGGAAGGTAGTCATGTGACACTCAGGCGAGATGACCCATTTTGCCAATTAGTTGTCCCCCTCCACAAGGAATTAGACAGAGGAACACTGCGAGCTATTATCTAG
- a CDS encoding type II toxin-antitoxin system HicB family antitoxin, giving the protein MREVILYLGEDGYWVVECPSLPGCISQGKTKEEALKNIKEAINCYIHSLEEDKLPIPEEKFEVSVVVV; this is encoded by the coding sequence ATGCGAGAGGTTATTTTATATCTAGGGGAGGATGGTTACTGGGTAGTTGAATGTCCCAGCCTGCCCGGCTGTATCAGCCAGGGGAAGACGAAAGAGGAAGCACTAAAAAACATCAAAGAGGCTATAAACTGCTATATCCACTCCCTCGAAGAGGATAAACTGCCCATACCTGAAGAGAAGTTCGAGGTATCGGTAGTAGTAGTATGA
- the rpe gene encoding ribulose-phosphate 3-epimerase — protein sequence MSSSEVKIAPSILSADFARLGEQVAEVTSAGAHYIHVDVMDGHFVPQITIGPPVVGAIRPWTDLPLDVHLMVERPERQLEQFARAGADIITVHAEVCPDLRKLVESIKGLGVRAGVSIKPATPLAVIDEILPALDLVLLMTVNPGFAGQAFMEEVLDKIASLRHILDERELACELEVDGGISAQTAPRAVEAGARVLVAGSAIFNRQENVKEAMDRLRASLPGLTG from the coding sequence GTGAGTAGTAGCGAGGTTAAGATAGCCCCCTCCATCCTATCCGCCGACTTCGCTCGCCTGGGCGAGCAGGTCGCCGAGGTAACGTCGGCGGGCGCTCACTACATCCACGTAGATGTCATGGACGGGCACTTCGTCCCCCAGATAACCATCGGCCCTCCGGTGGTCGGTGCGATTCGCCCCTGGACAGATTTACCCCTCGATGTTCACCTGATGGTGGAGAGGCCGGAGCGTCAGCTCGAGCAATTCGCCCGGGCCGGGGCGGACATCATCACCGTGCACGCCGAGGTTTGCCCCGATCTCCGTAAACTGGTGGAATCGATAAAGGGGCTTGGGGTGAGGGCCGGTGTATCTATCAAGCCGGCGACCCCGCTTGCCGTGATCGATGAGATCCTTCCCGCCCTGGATCTGGTGCTCCTGATGACGGTCAACCCGGGCTTTGCCGGGCAGGCCTTCATGGAGGAGGTCCTGGATAAGATCGCCAGCCTCAGGCATATCCTGGATGAGAGGGAGTTGGCTTGCGAGCTCGAGGTCGATGGGGGTATCTCGGCCCAGACAGCGCCCAGAGCGGTTGAGGCGGGTGCGCGGGTACTGGTAGCGGGCTCGGCGATATTCAACCGCCAGGAAAACGTTAAAGAGGCGATGGACAGGCTCAGGGCGAGCCTTCCCGGGCTAACCGGCTAG